The Alphaproteobacteria bacterium genome window below encodes:
- a CDS encoding IS5/IS1182 family transposase — LVENYFAKIKEFRGIATRYDKTDTSYAANLSLVATIIDLR, encoded by the coding sequence TTTGGTCGAGAACTATTTCGCCAAGATCAAGGAATTCCGGGGCATTGCTACGCGCTACGACAAAACCGACACAAGCTATGCCGCAAACTTGAGCCTCGTCGCCACCATCATTGATTTGCGTTAA